A window from Rana temporaria chromosome 8, aRanTem1.1, whole genome shotgun sequence encodes these proteins:
- the LOC120909326 gene encoding zinc finger protein OZF-like: MDYLQYTDQFCDLEEKDKGLDPFPERILKITMEIAFLLTGQEYILVKKPSDLRIPGGFSLDHLPPTSEINNNDKILELTNNMIQLLTGEVPLKHENVAVFFTTDEWEYYNEHKSLYSDTPIEAIETPRSERLQRRTVLKETAKPKPRRGGTKKVRGPRKSRYIKKKDRKPPSQDNHTSENGTGYKTDDSEETFDPRLMVKCKECDRKFQNKAAYLSHQRAHTRVFKCNICDIFLSNRQLLIQHKKQHAEAKPFACPTCGKHFPRLVNLEVHQRLHSGERPFSCTECSKGFSCLANLIKHSRIHTGEKPFTCTECGKSFVKSSHLSRHKRIHTGEKPYTCEACGKRFTNKENLVTHRRYHTGERPFSCGECDKKFSFKSHMVIHQRMHTGEKPFTCTDCGRGFADRSHLLKHMLCHTGEKPYPCQHCGRSFARRSHCSNHEKTHMREKKFQCSDCGKGFGLKSQLKRHWKTH, encoded by the exons ATGGATTACCTCCAGTATACCGACCAGTTCTGTGACCTGGAGGAAAAAGACAAGGGATTGGATCCATTCCCAGAAAGGATCCTAAAAATCACCATGGAGATCGCCTTCCTCCTGACTGGTCAG GAATACATCCTGGTGAAGAAGCCGAGTGACCTCCGCATCCCTGGAGGGTTCAGCCTGGATCATCTGCCTCCGACAAGTGAGATCAACAACAATGACAAGATTCTAGAACTCACTAACAACATGATTCAGCtgttgactggagag GTCCCTCTCAAACATGAAAATGTTGCAGTTTTCTTCACCACAGATGAATGGGAGTATTATAACGAACACAAGAGCCTCTACAGCGACACCCCTATAGAAGCTATAGAAACTCCGCGATCTGAGCGATTACAAC GCCGAACAGTTCTCAAAGAAACAGCCAAGCCGAAACCAAGACGCGGAGGAACTAAAAAAGTGAGAGGGCCGCGAAAAAGTAGGTACATCAAGAAAAAGGACAGGAAGCCTCCCTCCCAGGATAACCATACCTCAGAAAACGGTACGGGGTACAAAACTGATGACAGCGAGGAAACCTTTGACCCCCGATTGATGGTGAAGTGCAAGGAGTGTGACCGCAAATTCCAGAACAAGGCGGCCTACTTATCTCATCAGAGAGCACACACCCGGGTGTTTAAATGCAACATTTGCGACATTTTTCTGTCTAACAGGCAGCTTCTTATCCAGCACAAGAAGCAGCACGCTGAAGCGAAGCCGTTCGCTTGTCCCACCTGCGGCAAGCATTTCCCCCGCCTCGTTAACCTTGAAGTACACCAGCGATTACACAGCGGCGAGCGCCCGTTCTCCTGCACCGAATGCAGCAAAGGTTTCTCCTGCCTGGCGAACCTTATTAAACACAGTCGCATTCATACCGGAGAAAAACCATTTACCTGCACCGAGTGCGGGAAATCCTTCGTCAAGAGCTCACATCTGTCGCGGCACAAACGCATTCACACGGGCGAGAAGCCATACACCTGTGAGGCTTGCGGCAAGCGTTTTACAAACAAAGAAAATTTGGTGACCCATCGGCGCTATCACACGGGGGAGAGGCCTTTCTCGTGCGGCGAGTGCGATAAAAAGTTCTCATTCAAATCGCACATGGTCATCCACCAGCGCATGCACACGGGCGAGAAGCCGTTCACGTGCACGGATTGTGGCCGGGGTTTTGCAGATCGCTCGCACTTGCTTAAGCACATGCTttgtcacacgggtgagaagccgtaccCTTGTCAACACTGCGGGAGGTCCTTTGCCCGGCGCTCGCACTGCAGCAACCACGAAAAGACGCACATGCGTGAAAAGAAGTTCCAGTGTTCTGATTGTGGAAAGGGGTTTGGGCTGAAGAGCCAGCTGAAGAGGCATTGGAAGACCCACTAA